From a single Miscanthus floridulus cultivar M001 chromosome 8, ASM1932011v1, whole genome shotgun sequence genomic region:
- the LOC136471102 gene encoding putative homeobox-leucine zipper protein HOX26, whose amino-acid sequence MSSLTTATTSMEEQYYSVSAEELGTHLSLGIGSGGGANSLRLALPPPRTVQLFGEVLSVQDDDRHADEAQALRHHRGQPTAAAPASRKKKRDTAVAGGATAAAADRHQSKKAKTTCGDGGGGGRKKLRLTAAQATMLEDSFRAHNILSHGEKQELARRVGLSARQVEVWFQNRRARTKLKQTEVDCDLLRSWCDRLTDDNARLRRDLADLRRAAASSTSLGAAVCASCGGH is encoded by the exons ATGTCTAGCCTCACCACGGCCACCACCAGCATGGAGGAGCAGTACTACTCCGTGTCCGCGGAGGAGCTCGGCACGCACCTGTCCCTCGGgatcggcagcggcggcggagcTAACAGCCTGCGGctagcgctgccgccgccgcggacGGTGCAGCTATTCGGCGAGGTGCTGTCGGTGCAGGACGATGATCGTCATGCTGACGAAGCGCAAGCACTTCGTCACCACCGGGGCCAGCCGACGGCAGCGGCGCCAGCAagtaggaagaagaagagagacacCGCCGTCGCCGGTGGCGCCACTGCCGCCGCTGCTGATAGGCATCAGAGCAAGAAGGCCAAGACGACGTGCggcgatggtggcggcggcgggaggaAGAAGCTCCGGCTCACCGCCGCGCAGGCCACCATGCTCGAGGACAGCTTCCGCGCCCACAACATCCTCTCTCAC GGGGAGAAGCAGGAGCTGGCGCGGCGGGTGGGGCTGAGCGCGCGGCAGGTGGAGGTGTGGTTCCAGAACCGGAGGGCGCGGACCAAGCTCAAGCAGACGGAGGTCGACTGCGACCTGCTCCGCAGCTGGTGCGACCGCCTCACCGACGACAACGCCCGCCTCAGGCGAGACCTCGCCGACCTCCGCCGAGCGGCGGCTTCGTCCACGAGCCTGGGCGCCGCCGTCTGTGCCTCATGCGGAGGGCACTGA